One stretch of Cygnus atratus isolate AKBS03 ecotype Queensland, Australia chromosome 28, CAtr_DNAZoo_HiC_assembly, whole genome shotgun sequence DNA includes these proteins:
- the LOC118258534 gene encoding protein S100-A4-like: protein MACPLEQALAVMVTTFHKYSGKEGDKYKLSKAELKELLTKELPSFISKQTDEAGFQKLMSNLDSNRDNEVDFHEYATFLACVAMMCNEFFQGYPDKVPRKK from the exons ATGGCATGTCCCTTGGAGCAGGCGCTGGCCGTGATGGTCACCACCTTCCACAAGTACTCGGGGAAGGAGGGCGACAAGTACAAGCTGAGCAAGGCCgagctgaaggagctgctcACCAAGGAGCTGCCCAGCTTCATCAGT AAACAAACAGACGAGGCTGGCTTCCAGAAGCTGATGAGCAACCTGGACAGCAACAGGGACAACGAGGTGGACTTCCACGAGTACGCCACCTTCCTGGCCTGCGTGGCCATGATGTGCAACGAGTTCTTCCAGGGCTACCCCGACAAGGTGCCACGCAAGAAGTGA
- the S100A16 gene encoding protein S100-A16, translated as MADCTELEWAIQVLVNNFDKYSSRCCCRKPRRISKKDFRKMLSCELNHMLTDTGNRRAADKLICDLDENKDGRISFEEYWTLIGGIASPIAHIIRQQEQSVKHTK; from the exons ATGGCAGACTGCACAGAGCTGGAATGGGCCATCCAGGTGCTGGTGAACAACTTCGACAAGTACTCgagccgctgctgctgccggaaGCCGCGGCGCATCAGCAAGAAGGATTTCCGCAAGATGCTGAGCTGTGAGCTCAACCACATGCTGACG GACACCGGGAACAGGCGAGCGGCTGACAAGCTCATCTGTGACCTGGATGAGAACAAAGATGGGCGCATCAGCTTCGAGGAGTACTGGACCTTGATAGGTGGCATCGCCAGCCCCATCGCCCACATCATCCgtcagcaggagcagagcgTCAAGCACACCAAGTAG
- the LOC118258537 gene encoding protein S100-A4-like, which yields MACPLEQALAVMVTTFHKYSGKEGDKYKLSKAELKELLNRELPSFGSKQMDEGEFRRLVNDLDHDKDSEVDFKEFACFLACVAMGFNEFFKDAKQPRKK from the exons ATGGCGTGTCCCCTGGAGCAGGCGCTGGCTGTGATGGTCACCACCTTCCACAAGTACTCGGGGAAGGAGGGCGACAAGTACAAGCTGAGCAAGGCCgagctgaaggagctgctcAACAGGGAGCTGCCCAGCTTCGGAAGC AAGCAAATGGACGAAGGGGAGTTCAGGAGGCTTGTCAACGACCTGGACCACGACAAGGACAGCGAGGTGGACTTCAAGGAGTTCGCCTGCTTCCTGGCCTGTGTGGCCATGGGCTTCAATGAGTTCTTCAAGGACGCCAAGCAGCCCCGCAAGAAGTGA